From the genome of Campylobacter concisus, one region includes:
- a CDS encoding DNA polymerase III subunit delta': MLNKIVVTSDFESLKAKLESEFGVNNLRFFISDDFLLENAKEVIAEAYIAEKDEKILVINANSFRTEAQNALLKIIEEPPRNIKFIIVTQSKNLLLPTIRSRMLIENNLTKKPKITLDLNLKSLSLKELTSFIDQKIADEQAQKFGKNELKELIGIIVTKAVDSGYKFSGDEMDYFFSLIRLADLNAKSHAVLTPLLLTIFQKGRR, from the coding sequence ATGCTTAATAAAATCGTCGTTACAAGCGATTTTGAAAGTTTAAAAGCCAAGCTTGAAAGCGAGTTTGGCGTAAATAATCTAAGATTTTTTATAAGCGATGATTTTTTGCTAGAAAATGCAAAAGAGGTTATCGCAGAAGCTTACATTGCTGAAAAAGATGAAAAAATTTTAGTAATAAATGCTAATTCTTTTAGGACAGAGGCCCAAAATGCACTTTTAAAGATCATCGAAGAGCCTCCAAGAAATATCAAATTTATAATAGTAACGCAGAGTAAAAATTTACTTCTACCAACGATTAGATCAAGAATGCTCATAGAAAATAACCTCACAAAAAAGCCAAAAATAACTCTTGATCTAAATTTAAAATCGCTTAGCCTAAAAGAGCTAACAAGCTTTATCGATCAAAAGATCGCAGACGAGCAAGCACAGAAATTTGGCAAAAACGAGTTAAAAGAGCTTATTGGTATTATCGTGACAAAGGCGGTTGATAGTGGGTATAAATTTAGCGGCGATGAGATGGATTATTTTTTCTCGCTTATAAGGCTAGCAGATCTAAATGCCAAGTCTCACGCCGTGCTAACGCCACTACTGCTTACTATATTTCAAAAAGGACGACGTTGA
- a CDS encoding HobA family DNA replication regulator has protein sequence MQDFIQWTLKAIRDEGPLMSWMEERRVEWTPLLASRLKFLLEGRAFITISDEERRWFEIYLLKKMNHSKSIRPFLPFFSLRSLYPSLDEIETNEQKQLLKDMLSLAFPNGYLFFYIGKSLDRYANLAKSDEDSYMWLFDEQAQNSFTLSSSDENLDVKLISLCKIFDKSIDAALFAKVIL, from the coding sequence ATGCAAGATTTTATTCAGTGGACGTTAAAGGCTATTAGGGACGAAGGTCCTTTGATGAGCTGGATGGAGGAAAGGCGTGTTGAATGGACACCTTTGCTTGCATCTAGGCTTAAATTTTTACTTGAAGGAAGGGCTTTTATAACTATAAGCGATGAAGAGCGAAGATGGTTTGAAATTTATCTTTTAAAAAAGATGAACCATTCAAAAAGCATTAGGCCATTTTTGCCATTTTTTAGCCTAAGATCGCTTTATCCATCGCTTGATGAGATAGAGACAAATGAGCAAAAGCAGCTTCTAAAAGATATGCTAAGTCTTGCTTTTCCAAACGGATACTTGTTTTTTTATATCGGAAAGAGCCTTGATAGATATGCGAATTTAGCCAAAAGTGATGAGGATAGTTATATGTGGCTATTTGACGAGCAGGCACAAAATAGCTTTACTCTTAGCTCAAGCGATGAAAATTTAGACGTTAAACTAATAAGTCTTTGCAAAATTTTTGATAAAAGCATCGATGCGGCACTCTTTGCCAAGGTGATACTCTAA